From the Trichocoleus sp. FACHB-46 genome, one window contains:
- a CDS encoding ExeM/NucH family extracellular endonuclease, giving the protein MALLFSEYIEGSSNNKALEIFNGTGSAIDLTAGNYVVQFYFNGSLTAGLTIPLTGSVAAGDVFVLAQSNANATILAQADQTNGAGWFNGDDAIVLRQGGTSGTILDSIGQIGFDPGTEWGTGLTSTADNTLRRDSNVTSGDTNPTDAFDSNGQWDGFATDTFDGLGSYSAAPATGAGVTIAQSNNSTEVNEQGETADTYTIALNTAPTGAVEVAIAADAETQISADGVNFFNSLNLTFANTTPQTITVRAINDPEVEGSPHTGVITHSITNSADPAYSNSLTPIANLNVSVIDNDVALTKIYEIQGSGAASTKVGQTVTVEAVVTGDFQGSSGLNGFYVQEAGGDGDTATSDGIFVFAPNSIDVSAGQTVRLTGRVSEFSNQTQLDNISGLSIVGSGVVTPIAASLPVTTATDLERYEGMLVTFPETLTVTENFNLGRFGEVVLSSEGRLFNPTEFIDPTDIPTTETENDENNIAAVTEQQNANNLRDILLDDGSNTQNPATVPFLTEDGTLRVGSTVAGLTGVLGFGFNNYRLQPTEDPNFVDSNPRTAAPEEVGGNVKVASFNVLNYFNGDGNGGGFPTSRGATTAAEFERQSAKIVSAIAALDADVVGLIEIENDGDGSESAIAELVDRLNASLGTKVYDYIRDPATGTGTDEIKVAFIYKPETVTPVGTALSDPDAVYNRLPVAQTFVLNANGETFTPVINHLKSKSGTGEGLDADRGDGQGAFNFTRVQQAEALLGFVNKLKTTTGDSDVLVLGDLNAYGEEDPIDVLRNGGLVDELGRFIENPYSYVFAGQSGRLDHALSTASLSEQVTGATEWHINTDEPRILDYNQEFNPAGLYEPTPYRSSDHDPVLVGAELASALNVVNGGNGEDTLSGTSGRDELNGDNGNDTLNGGNGNDTLSGGNGNDILLGQISNDILNGGNGDDLLNGGQGQDTLNGGNGSDRFVLAAGAGRDTIQDFQDGTDFLALVGDLTFGQLTIASNANDTLIRVTATNELLATLNGIPTNNITAIDFVAA; this is encoded by the coding sequence ATGGCTCTACTTTTCTCGGAATACATTGAGGGCAGCAGCAACAATAAAGCCCTGGAAATTTTCAATGGCACAGGGTCAGCAATCGATCTAACTGCTGGTAACTATGTGGTTCAGTTTTACTTCAACGGTAGCTTGACCGCAGGGCTGACTATTCCCTTAACAGGCAGTGTGGCTGCGGGCGATGTGTTTGTGCTCGCTCAAAGCAATGCTAACGCCACGATTTTGGCCCAGGCAGATCAAACCAACGGAGCAGGCTGGTTTAACGGAGATGATGCGATCGTTCTCCGGCAGGGTGGCACCAGTGGCACAATTCTTGATTCCATTGGTCAGATTGGGTTTGACCCTGGTACAGAATGGGGAACGGGGCTAACTAGCACCGCAGACAACACTCTGCGACGTGACAGCAATGTTACTAGTGGCGATACCAATCCTACTGATGCCTTTGACTCCAACGGGCAGTGGGATGGCTTCGCGACGGATACCTTCGATGGATTAGGCAGCTATAGCGCTGCCCCGGCGACTGGAGCAGGCGTGACGATCGCCCAATCTAACAACAGCACTGAGGTTAACGAGCAGGGTGAAACCGCCGATACCTACACGATCGCGCTCAACACAGCCCCTACAGGTGCCGTAGAAGTGGCGATCGCCGCTGACGCAGAAACTCAAATCAGCGCCGATGGCGTCAACTTCTTCAACTCTCTAAACCTGACATTCGCAAATACAACGCCACAAACCATCACGGTTCGAGCCATCAATGATCCAGAAGTAGAAGGTTCTCCCCATACTGGGGTGATTACCCACAGCATCACCAATAGCGCTGACCCCGCTTATTCCAACAGCCTCACACCGATTGCCAATCTCAATGTCAGTGTGATCGACAACGATGTGGCTCTGACCAAAATTTATGAAATTCAGGGAAGCGGGGCAGCTAGTACTAAAGTTGGGCAAACCGTGACGGTCGAAGCGGTGGTTACGGGCGACTTTCAGGGTAGCAGTGGATTGAATGGCTTTTATGTGCAAGAGGCAGGAGGAGATGGCGATACAGCCACCTCAGACGGTATCTTTGTCTTTGCGCCCAACAGCATCGATGTCAGTGCAGGTCAAACGGTGCGGCTCACCGGGCGAGTTTCAGAATTTTCTAACCAGACGCAACTCGACAACATCAGTGGCTTGAGCATCGTTGGCTCCGGAGTAGTCACCCCGATCGCGGCGAGTTTGCCTGTCACCACAGCGACTGACCTAGAGCGCTATGAGGGCATGCTGGTCACCTTCCCCGAAACCTTGACCGTGACTGAAAACTTCAATCTGGGGCGGTTTGGCGAAGTGGTGCTGTCGTCAGAAGGACGATTGTTCAATCCGACCGAATTCATTGACCCGACTGATATCCCGACTACTGAAACCGAGAACGACGAAAACAACATTGCCGCTGTGACCGAGCAGCAAAATGCCAATAACTTGCGTGATATTCTGCTCGATGATGGCAGCAATACTCAGAACCCTGCGACGGTTCCTTTTTTGACTGAAGACGGCACGCTACGAGTCGGCAGCACAGTGGCAGGACTGACCGGGGTCTTGGGCTTCGGGTTTAATAACTACCGATTACAACCCACTGAAGACCCAAACTTCGTTGACTCTAATCCCCGCACAGCCGCGCCTGAAGAAGTGGGAGGCAATGTCAAGGTAGCCAGTTTCAACGTACTGAACTATTTCAATGGCGATGGTAACGGCGGTGGCTTCCCAACCTCGCGTGGTGCGACAACAGCCGCAGAGTTTGAGCGGCAGAGTGCCAAAATTGTCAGTGCGATCGCGGCGCTTGATGCCGATGTGGTGGGTCTGATTGAAATCGAAAATGATGGAGATGGTTCAGAATCAGCGATCGCCGAATTGGTTGATCGGCTCAACGCCTCGTTAGGCACAAAAGTCTACGACTATATCCGTGACCCTGCTACTGGAACGGGAACAGACGAAATTAAAGTCGCTTTTATCTACAAGCCTGAAACTGTCACTCCAGTAGGTACGGCACTCAGCGATCCAGATGCCGTCTACAATCGTCTGCCTGTCGCTCAAACCTTTGTATTGAACGCCAACGGTGAAACCTTTACTCCCGTAATCAACCATCTCAAGTCCAAGAGTGGGACCGGCGAAGGTTTAGACGCAGACCGAGGAGACGGTCAAGGAGCATTTAACTTTACGCGCGTACAGCAGGCAGAAGCGTTGCTCGGCTTCGTGAATAAGCTAAAGACCACCACAGGCGATAGTGATGTCTTAGTTTTAGGCGATCTCAACGCTTACGGAGAAGAAGACCCGATCGACGTATTGCGGAACGGTGGCTTGGTAGACGAGTTAGGCAGATTCATTGAGAATCCCTACTCCTATGTTTTTGCGGGACAGTCTGGACGATTAGATCATGCGCTAAGCACTGCCAGCCTCAGCGAGCAGGTCACCGGAGCCACCGAATGGCACATCAACACCGATGAACCCAGAATCTTAGACTATAACCAGGAATTCAATCCTGCTGGGCTTTATGAGCCTACCCCCTATCGCTCCTCGGATCATGATCCTGTTCTGGTTGGTGCAGAGTTGGCGAGCGCTCTCAACGTCGTGAATGGTGGCAATGGAGAGGATACGCTCAGCGGCACCTCTGGTAGAGACGAACTCAACGGCGATAACGGCAACGACACCCTCAATGGGGGTAACGGCAATGACACCCTCAGTGGCGGCAATGGCAATGATATCCTGCTAGGCCAAATCAGCAATGACATTCTCAACGGTGGCAATGGTGATGACCTCCTGAATGGTGGTCAAGGTCAAGACACGTTGAATGGTGGTAATGGTAGCGATCGCTTTGTGCTAGCAGCAGGTGCAGGTAGAGACACCATTCAGGATTTCCAAGATGGTACAGATTTTCTAGCTCTAGTAGGTGATCTCACATTTGGTCAACTGACGATCGCAAGCAATGCCAATGACACATTGATCCGTGTGACAGCAACCAACGAATTGCTGGCAACGCTAAACGGCATTCCCACTAACAACATTACGGCGATCGATTTTGTCGCTGCTTAA
- the hemF gene encoding oxygen-dependent coproporphyrinogen oxidase, protein MLEILEKVEQPVQSQQSMLVRTEKVFKRMFENVCQAIEEIDGTQFQEQRWTKDENGEWVEGDNNNGITYIDMALRNGNVFEKVGINYVSMQGELPPGMTFQGSDVVMADPANGMPSGKGTPFFASSTSVVINALNPMVPTAHVNYRYFQIGDGTQPGSWWFGGGGDLTPIYLFEEDAVHFHQVHKDACDQHDPTFYPRAKKACDEYFYLPHRGECRGVGGIFFDYLQDRDAESLFSLVTTCSEAFLPAYIPIVEKRKNMEFTEQQKYWQRLRRGRYAEFILLHDRGVRFGLASGIVNTQSVLNCMPGEACWNYSDQPIHGSREEKLLEVLRNPHEWV, encoded by the coding sequence ATGCTAGAAATCTTAGAAAAAGTAGAACAGCCCGTTCAATCTCAGCAGAGCATGCTTGTAAGAACTGAGAAGGTTTTCAAGCGCATGTTTGAGAATGTTTGCCAAGCGATCGAAGAAATAGATGGCACTCAATTTCAAGAACAACGTTGGACCAAAGATGAGAACGGCGAATGGGTAGAAGGTGACAACAACAACGGCATCACTTACATTGACATGGCGCTGCGGAATGGCAATGTCTTTGAAAAGGTTGGTATCAACTACGTATCTATGCAAGGCGAACTACCTCCTGGTATGACCTTTCAAGGCTCAGATGTAGTGATGGCTGATCCTGCCAATGGGATGCCGAGTGGAAAAGGAACTCCTTTTTTCGCCTCGAGTACAAGTGTCGTCATCAATGCACTGAACCCCATGGTCCCTACAGCCCATGTGAACTACCGTTATTTCCAAATTGGCGATGGGACACAGCCTGGTTCTTGGTGGTTTGGTGGTGGTGGTGATTTGACACCCATTTATCTATTTGAAGAAGATGCGGTGCATTTCCATCAAGTGCACAAAGATGCCTGTGACCAGCATGACCCCACATTCTACCCACGCGCTAAAAAAGCGTGTGACGAATACTTCTATCTTCCCCATCGTGGTGAATGTCGAGGTGTCGGTGGCATCTTCTTCGATTACCTGCAAGACCGTGATGCTGAATCTCTCTTTTCTTTAGTGACAACCTGTTCTGAAGCATTTCTTCCAGCTTACATTCCAATTGTTGAGAAGCGTAAGAATATGGAATTTACCGAACAGCAGAAGTATTGGCAGCGTCTCAGACGTGGACGTTACGCCGAGTTTATCCTCCTACATGACAGAGGTGTTCGCTTTGGTCTAGCCAGCGGCATCGTTAATACTCAAAGCGTCCTCAATTGTATGCCTGGGGAAGCTTGCTGGAACTACAGCGACCAGCCCATCCACGGCAGCCGAGAGGAGAAGCTTCTAGAAGTACTCAGAAACCCCCACGAATGGGTCTAA
- a CDS encoding L-2-amino-thiazoline-4-carboxylic acid hydrolase, which yields MENIVGIGDIQMADVMKMDSSKALNMFRNRFAAFKKLADEIGEDEAFEKMMEAYPAQQKAFMGAFIDNTALAKGFTDAIPIFRIMGFTMDVVDISQEGTDAVLEIQRVCPVLSLAKEYGLENPCRALCEMEQEATRKAFPGMKAAIISRQAAGDCVCMFKYERPAKNITATPQNSQNLISRIFDLIKLAPKIVQIGINLLKNRFSQG from the coding sequence ATGGAGAACATTGTAGGTATTGGCGACATCCAAATGGCTGATGTGATGAAAATGGATTCATCAAAAGCCTTAAACATGTTTAGAAATCGATTTGCAGCCTTCAAAAAGCTAGCCGATGAAATAGGCGAGGATGAGGCATTTGAAAAAATGATGGAAGCCTATCCTGCCCAACAAAAGGCATTCATGGGTGCTTTTATTGATAACACTGCCTTAGCTAAAGGCTTCACTGATGCGATTCCAATTTTTCGTATCATGGGTTTTACGATGGATGTCGTAGATATTTCTCAGGAAGGAACAGATGCTGTACTCGAGATTCAGCGAGTTTGTCCAGTTCTTTCGCTCGCAAAAGAGTATGGTCTAGAAAACCCCTGTCGCGCTCTATGCGAAATGGAACAAGAAGCGACTAGAAAGGCTTTCCCAGGCATGAAGGCTGCAATTATCAGCAGACAAGCAGCAGGTGACTGTGTTTGTATGTTTAAGTATGAAAGACCAGCTAAGAATATAACGGCTACACCTCAGAATAGCCAAAACCTGATTTCCCGGATTTTTGACTTGATTAAGCTGGCTCCTAAAATTGTGCAAATTGGAATTAACCTGCTGAAGAACCGATTCTCTCAGGGCTAA
- a CDS encoding FAD-binding protein produces MLAEFSQDFGNVFHKKPQVVVRPHSVDDVVKTVRYAHQQGLIISPRATGHSLSGQSLSQNGIVLDMRSLNQIHKIHKDALYFKADAGVSWGQVVNACTPDGLVPPVLTNYFNVTLGGTHAAAGVGASSFRNGTQASNCLGLEVVTAEGEIVWCSPEENSELFHHVLCGFGQFGIITQVQHKLRRYPPLTRTYLLFYDDLDALLHDKKALVLEKRVDHLVSLPIPCVQGVSRATGIMQPLIQWFYTLQITIEMSAEDAVDDREVLAGLNFYRHIHTENLDFEQFIAPTIQVETAANLAHPWTDVFLPASTAKNYIETALQKLPSFLDVSRTPMGCFCLVNRDNRTPMFALPDEELLIGFGVYPTIPRSQLQPVLAELSKLSDLSFEMGGKRYLTGLVNFETQQWQRQFGDYWPTIHEMKKKYDPQGVLNPGFFQKEWIAEPLISQEPQTIPQTISEDLTSEFPIQTQPLEEAASKPMVGAATSTKLSSLQAIALAMLALLFLLFFNESLVGSA; encoded by the coding sequence ATGCTTGCAGAGTTTTCTCAAGACTTCGGGAATGTATTTCACAAAAAGCCACAGGTTGTTGTCCGCCCTCACTCAGTTGATGATGTTGTTAAAACAGTTAGGTATGCTCATCAACAAGGGCTGATTATTTCTCCTCGTGCCACAGGACATTCGTTAAGCGGCCAATCCTTGAGCCAAAATGGAATTGTTTTGGATATGAGGAGTCTGAATCAGATTCACAAGATTCACAAAGACGCCCTTTACTTTAAGGCGGATGCAGGAGTTTCCTGGGGGCAAGTGGTAAATGCTTGTACACCCGATGGTTTAGTGCCTCCTGTCCTCACCAATTACTTCAATGTTACGCTGGGTGGCACTCATGCGGCAGCAGGTGTGGGTGCTTCATCTTTTCGCAATGGAACGCAGGCTAGTAACTGTCTTGGTTTAGAAGTTGTCACGGCAGAGGGTGAGATTGTTTGGTGTAGCCCTGAAGAAAATAGTGAACTTTTTCATCATGTACTTTGTGGTTTCGGTCAATTTGGAATTATTACACAAGTACAGCATAAGCTCAGGCGATATCCTCCACTCACCCGCACATATCTACTCTTCTACGATGATCTAGATGCTCTTTTGCATGACAAAAAAGCTTTGGTCCTTGAAAAAAGAGTTGATCATCTAGTATCTTTGCCCATCCCCTGCGTCCAGGGAGTTTCTAGAGCTACGGGCATTATGCAACCTCTGATTCAATGGTTCTATACATTGCAGATCACCATTGAAATGAGTGCTGAAGACGCAGTAGATGACAGAGAAGTCCTGGCGGGATTGAATTTTTACCGTCATATCCATACAGAAAATCTGGATTTTGAGCAGTTTATTGCACCAACCATTCAGGTTGAGACTGCTGCAAATCTTGCCCATCCTTGGACCGATGTATTTCTTCCAGCATCCACTGCAAAGAACTATATCGAAACAGCACTCCAGAAGTTACCTTCGTTCCTCGATGTCAGTCGAACTCCAATGGGCTGCTTCTGTTTGGTCAATCGTGATAACAGAACACCCATGTTTGCTTTACCAGACGAAGAGTTATTGATAGGCTTCGGAGTTTATCCCACCATCCCGCGATCGCAGCTTCAGCCTGTCTTAGCTGAACTTAGTAAGCTGAGTGACTTAAGCTTTGAGATGGGTGGTAAAAGATACTTGACTGGCCTGGTGAATTTTGAGACACAACAATGGCAACGCCAATTTGGTGATTATTGGCCCACAATTCATGAGATGAAGAAGAAGTATGACCCTCAAGGGGTATTGAACCCTGGCTTTTTCCAAAAAGAATGGATAGCAGAACCGCTCATCAGCCAAGAGCCTCAGACTATTCCTCAGACTATTAGCGAAGACCTTACGTCTGAATTTCCAATCCAGACTCAACCTCTAGAAGAGGCTGCTAGTAAACCGATGGTTGGGGCTGCTACTTCTACAAAGCTGTCCTCTCTGCAAGCGATCGCTTTAGCAATGCTGGCTCTGCTCTTTTTGCTGTTCTTCAACGAGTCATTGGTAGGTTCAGCCTAA
- a CDS encoding glutamyl-tRNA reductase — MNIAVIGLSHKTAPVEIREKLSIPEAQMEKAIAELCSYLHIEESAILSTCNRLEIYVAANAIEQATQEVAQFLSEYSRLPLNQLCQHLFILQQQDAVKHMMQVASGLDSLVIGEGQILAQVKRAYTLSQQYSGIKCVLNQLFKQTITAAKRVRTETSIGTGAVSVSSAAVELAQLKLQDLSTCRVTVVGAGQMARRLIQHLLAKGAAQLSIVNRSLETAQELANQFSNVSIPCYSLIELMPIVADSDIVFTSTSSTEPLLDRARLKVALAANQPLMLFDISVPRNVDADVNELDSVQVFNVDDLKTVVLQNQETRRQMAVEAQGLIEEEVQAFYNWLRSRETVSTISCLREKVEIIREQELEKALSRLGSEFAQKHQMVIEALSRGIVNKILHEPMVKLRTQQDLEAQRLAIQTLQALFNLGTEEQRYRPVVKTSSQN; from the coding sequence ATGAATATCGCAGTAATTGGTCTTAGTCACAAAACAGCTCCGGTTGAAATCCGCGAGAAGCTGAGCATCCCTGAAGCCCAGATGGAAAAGGCGATCGCAGAGCTATGTAGCTATCTACATATTGAAGAAAGCGCTATTCTCAGCACTTGTAACCGTCTAGAAATTTATGTTGCTGCTAATGCAATAGAGCAAGCAACTCAAGAAGTTGCCCAGTTTTTGTCCGAGTATAGTCGCTTGCCTCTGAACCAACTATGCCAACACCTCTTCATTTTGCAGCAACAGGATGCAGTCAAGCATATGATGCAAGTTGCTTCTGGCCTAGATAGCTTAGTAATTGGTGAAGGGCAGATCTTAGCCCAAGTTAAGCGTGCTTACACATTGAGCCAGCAGTACAGTGGCATCAAATGTGTTCTGAATCAGTTATTTAAGCAAACCATTACAGCCGCAAAGCGAGTAAGAACAGAAACCTCGATCGGAACAGGTGCCGTTTCAGTCAGCTCCGCTGCGGTAGAATTAGCCCAACTCAAGCTCCAAGACTTATCAACTTGTCGCGTGACAGTGGTAGGTGCAGGTCAAATGGCTCGGCGATTGATCCAACATCTTTTAGCGAAAGGGGCTGCCCAACTTTCAATTGTCAACCGCTCTCTCGAGACAGCTCAGGAACTAGCTAATCAGTTTAGTAATGTGTCAATACCATGCTACTCATTGATTGAACTGATGCCGATCGTAGCCGACTCAGATATTGTTTTCACTAGCACTTCCTCAACAGAGCCGCTGTTGGATAGAGCCAGGCTGAAAGTAGCTTTAGCAGCCAATCAGCCTTTAATGCTATTTGACATATCAGTGCCTCGCAATGTAGATGCAGATGTGAATGAACTAGATTCTGTTCAGGTTTTTAATGTTGATGACTTAAAGACCGTTGTTCTTCAGAATCAAGAAACTCGACGGCAGATGGCAGTAGAAGCCCAGGGCTTGATAGAAGAGGAGGTACAAGCGTTTTACAATTGGTTGCGCTCACGGGAGACTGTCTCTACGATTAGCTGTTTACGAGAAAAAGTGGAAATAATTCGGGAGCAAGAACTAGAGAAAGCGCTATCTCGTCTTGGTTCTGAGTTTGCTCAAAAACATCAGATGGTGATTGAAGCGTTATCTCGAGGTATTGTCAACAAAATTCTTCACGAGCCGATGGTAAAACTGCGTACACAGCAGGATTTAGAAGCTCAACGTCTTGCTATCCAGACTCTACAAGCTCTGTTTAACCTTGGTACAGAAGAGCAACGATACAGACCTGTGGTCAAAACCTCTTCTCAAAACTGA
- a CDS encoding aromatic ring-hydroxylating dioxygenase subunit alpha, translating into MLKNFWYACEFSSAVTAKPKQIVMLNQRFVLYRNSKGQVVALQDRCPHRGAAFSVGWVEGDCIVCPYHAWKFQSDGTCVDIPANQPGTPIPRGARIDGYAVQEKYGFVWLFYGDLSEAERPPIPPLPEFEDPSLHKIFFEYELNAHYTRTLENDMDMSHVSIIHTRSFGNGFEPEQKMEDYDLHTEAWGGHVDVNVENYTQAKDLFKYVFRPSKSKVKVSLGFYMPNITRLVVDFGRGKIVNFTVHVPVDDSTTITKRIQFRNFLTTRLADPIFQRAAFKVVMEDKAVVESEYPKAVPDRLTDEVHVPCDSLSLAYRKLRQKCLAMGWGLNSDQNQLNSSNSDLAVVSELTFN; encoded by the coding sequence GTGCTCAAGAACTTTTGGTATGCCTGTGAGTTTAGCTCGGCAGTGACCGCTAAACCAAAACAAATCGTGATGCTAAATCAAAGATTTGTTCTCTACCGTAACTCTAAAGGGCAAGTCGTTGCACTTCAAGATCGCTGCCCTCATCGAGGTGCCGCTTTTTCAGTCGGTTGGGTAGAAGGTGACTGCATTGTTTGTCCTTATCATGCCTGGAAATTTCAGTCTGATGGTACCTGTGTGGATATCCCTGCTAATCAACCTGGAACTCCTATTCCGAGGGGAGCTCGTATAGACGGCTATGCAGTGCAGGAGAAATATGGTTTTGTTTGGCTATTTTATGGGGATTTATCAGAAGCAGAACGTCCTCCAATCCCGCCCCTTCCAGAATTTGAAGATCCGAGCCTCCACAAAATCTTCTTTGAGTATGAACTAAATGCTCACTACACCCGTACCCTTGAGAATGATATGGACATGTCCCATGTGTCTATTATTCATACTCGTTCCTTTGGTAATGGGTTTGAACCAGAACAAAAGATGGAAGACTATGACCTGCATACGGAAGCGTGGGGAGGCCATGTTGATGTCAATGTTGAAAATTACACTCAAGCAAAAGACTTATTCAAATACGTCTTTCGGCCATCGAAATCAAAAGTGAAGGTTAGCCTGGGTTTTTATATGCCCAATATCACTCGGCTTGTTGTTGACTTTGGGCGTGGCAAAATAGTCAACTTTACGGTTCATGTCCCTGTTGACGACAGTACTACCATTACTAAGCGCATTCAGTTCCGCAATTTCCTAACCACTCGCTTGGCGGACCCTATTTTTCAAAGGGCTGCTTTTAAGGTTGTGATGGAAGATAAGGCAGTTGTTGAGTCTGAATATCCCAAAGCAGTACCAGATAGATTGACTGATGAAGTTCATGTGCCTTGTGATAGCCTATCTCTTGCTTATCGCAAACTTCGTCAAAAATGCCTGGCAATGGGTTGGGGTCTCAATTCAGATCAAAACCAACTAAATTCTTCAAATTCTGACTTGGCAGTGGTTTCAGAGCTGACATTCAACTAA